In Methanobrevibacter sp. TMH8, the sequence TGAAAGAATTGTAGAATAATCAGTACCATCTAAACTTGAAATAACTCCTGCAACATCTTCAGATTCCATTAAATCTTTTAGTTTCCATTCTCTTATCTGAAAACCATTTTTAATCATATATTGTGAAGTTTCATCATAAGATAAACCATCAGCCTTTGCCCTGATAATTAATTTAAGATTAGCTACATCAACTTGATCGCCAATATATGAATAAAGAATCTGAGAGTTTCCATCAGAAGGTATTCCAGAAGAATTTAAAAGATTTTCAAGATAATATTTATCTAATGCAGATTCTAATGGTAAAACCATTTGAGATTCCTCATATTGAGGAAGAGCATCTTCAAGAATACTAGCATATTCAGTACCATCCAAACCAGTAACAACATCAGTTACAGTATTAGCATCAGCTAATTGTTCAATTTGACTATAAAGAGATCCAGAAGGAATTAAAAAACTTAATATAGTATTTTTATCCAACTTCATTTCTTTAGCTGCAAGTAAACTTTTAATATTGTTAATATCTGATTTTTTAGCTAGTGCTTTAAAAGAATCTCGAATGTCTTTAGGGGCTATTCTTGAAAGTAAATTATAAGTTTCTGCAAGTTCAATGTCTAGAGCTTTTTCAAGAGAATAATTATCTAAATGAGTAGCATAATCAGGGAACCCTCTAAGATAATTTATAACCTCATCAACATCATTAGCTTCAATTATTTCAGAAAGTTGTTTTTCATCAAATAATCTTCCTTTTCTAGCTCTTACTCTTGCAGAAGGATTGAGATAAGGATAAATATCCAAAACTGGTCTGCTTGCAATGATAACAATGATTGCACCTACAACAATAACTGCAAGGATTGCAAGTACAATAAATGACTCTGGTGTTAAGCCAACTTGTGTTATCAATGTAGTAATTTCATCAGCCATATTTCTCTCTCCTAATTAAATAAAATCTTAGCAACTTCAGACCTTAAAGCCTTTTTATATCTTATCATTCTAGCTTCTATAGTATTGTTAACTTCGATTTCGCCATTTTTGGTTTTAATTATAGTCCCACCAATTGTTTCAATAGATTCACCAATTTCTAATTTAGTATCTTTACCTGTTGCAGATTTGATTTCATTAGTTATCTCATCGATATTATTGATTTTAGACTTATCTTCATCTTTAACCTGAATAATTAAATCTCCTCCACCAATTTCAATAGCAGCTTCTTTAATCATTTCAATTAAAGCATTTGAATATTCAGTGCTAGTGGAAGAAGATATATCCTTTAATTCTTGGCTTGCTTTTTCAAAAGCTGCTTCTATTACTTCTTCTCTTGCCTCTAATTCCATTCTTCTAGAATTCATCTTAGCTTCAGATATTATCTGCTGATACCTCATATCAGATTGCTTTTTTGCATCATCTAATATTTTAGTTTTTTCAAGTTCTGCTTGT encodes:
- a CDS encoding V-type ATP synthase subunit C translates to MADEITTLITQVGLTPESFIVLAILAVIVVGAIIVIIASRPVLDIYPYLNPSARVRARKGRLFDEKQLSEIIEANDVDEVINYLRGFPDYATHLDNYSLEKALDIELAETYNLLSRIAPKDIRDSFKALAKKSDINNIKSLLAAKEMKLDKNTILSFLIPSGSLYSQIEQLADANTVTDVVTGLDGTEYASILEDALPQYEESQMVLPLESALDKYYLENLLNSSGIPSDGNSQILYSYIGDQVDVANLKLIIRAKADGLSYDETSQYMIKNGFQIREWKLKDLMESEDVAGVISSLDGTDYSTILSEALSKYNETGSVSVFEKALDEYLISRAKSLSLKKPLGIGPIIGFLSQKEREIKNLKIIARAKREVNFPVSEIQEMLV
- a CDS encoding V-type proton ATPase subunit E, yielding MSSGTEKIVSNIKSEAQTKADSILQEAEIKVNSIIEDANKQAELEKTKILDDAKKQSDMRYQQIISEAKMNSRRMELEAREEVIEAAFEKASQELKDISSSTSTEYSNALIEMIKEAAIEIGGGDLIIQVKDEDKSKINNIDEITNEIKSATGKDTKLEIGESIETIGGTIIKTKNGEIEVNNTIEARMIRYKKALRSEVAKILFN